From one bacterium genomic stretch:
- the queA gene encoding tRNA preQ1(34) S-adenosylmethionine ribosyltransferase-isomerase QueA: MKLSDFNYELPKEFIAQEPVTPRDSSKLMVVDRKNKTIQHKVFSDIGDFLNKGDLLVINDAKVFPARLLGKKEITGGKVNILLVDPAPCSEGQVFTRGGVNTNRWKCLVQGSGRIKKGLRMIFGEGRLKGEIEDSNEGIYTVNFEYEGNFREILNDVGEAPIPPYITKRTDTSEERYQTVYAKKEGAIAAPTAGFHFTKELLERLKAKGISVATITLIVGRGTFNPIKTEILEEHVMDEEYFELRNEEIEKINRQLAIKGRIVAVGTTSVRTLESAFKNGKISKNMGKTSLFIYPGYKFETIDTLITNFHLPKSTLLLLTCAFGGRELILRAYQEAIKKNYRFYSFGDAMLII, encoded by the coding sequence ATGAAACTTTCCGATTTTAATTACGAACTTCCAAAAGAATTTATTGCGCAAGAACCTGTAACGCCAAGAGACAGTTCCAAGTTAATGGTTGTTGACAGAAAAAACAAAACTATCCAGCATAAAGTCTTTAGCGATATAGGTGATTTTCTTAATAAAGGCGACCTATTAGTAATAAATGATGCGAAAGTATTTCCCGCGCGACTTTTAGGTAAAAAAGAGATAACAGGCGGTAAAGTAAATATTCTGCTTGTTGACCCCGCCCCTTGTTCCGAGGGACAGGTTTTTACAAGGGGCGGGGTGAATACCAATCGGTGGAAGTGTCTTGTTCAGGGTTCGGGTAGAATAAAAAAAGGCCTTCGGATGATATTCGGCGAAGGCAGGTTAAAAGGTGAAATAGAGGATTCTAACGAGGGAATATATACTGTAAATTTTGAGTATGAAGGAAATTTTAGGGAAATTTTAAATGATGTAGGAGAAGCGCCCATACCCCCGTATATTACAAAGAGAACTGATACTTCGGAAGAAAGATATCAGACTGTTTATGCCAAAAAAGAGGGGGCTATAGCGGCGCCTACAGCAGGTTTTCATTTTACGAAAGAATTGCTTGAAAGGCTGAAAGCCAAAGGGATATCGGTTGCGACGATAACACTTATAGTTGGCAGAGGCACTTTTAATCCCATAAAAACAGAAATCTTAGAAGAACATGTAATGGATGAGGAATATTTCGAGTTAAGAAACGAGGAGATAGAGAAAATAAACAGGCAATTAGCAATAAAGGGAAGAATAGTTGCTGTGGGAACTACAAGTGTAAGAACTCTCGAAAGCGCATTTAAGAATGGCAAAATAAGCAAAAATATGGGAAAAACTTCGCTCTTTATTTATCCGGGTTATAAATTCGAAACTATAGATACGCTTATTACTAATTTTCATCTTCCCAAATCAACTTTACTATTGTTAACTTGCGCTTTTGGCGGAAGAGAACTGAT